A window of the Streptomyces sp. NBC_00250 genome harbors these coding sequences:
- the ald gene encoding alanine dehydrogenase, with protein MKVGIPREVKNNEFRVAITPAGVHELVRHGHQVFVEQNAGVGSSITDEEYVAAGAEILPTADEVWATADLLLKVKEPIAEEYHRLRKDQTLFTYLHLAASKECTDALLESGTTAIAYETVETANRALPLLAPMSEVAGRLAPQVGAYHLMRSAGGRGVLPGGVPGTHAGKAVVIGGGVSGWNATQIAVGMGFHVTLLDRDINKLREADKIFGTKVQTIVSNAYELEKAVIEADLVIGAVLIPGAKAPKLVTNELVAKMKPGSVLVDIAIDQGGCFEDSHPTTHAEPTFQVHNSVFYCVANMPGAVPNTSTYALTNATLPYIVSLANNGWVEALRRDAALGLGLNTHDGKVVYKEVAEAHGLEHVELSTLLG; from the coding sequence ATGAAGGTCGGCATCCCCCGCGAGGTCAAGAACAACGAGTTCCGCGTGGCCATCACCCCTGCGGGTGTCCACGAGCTCGTCCGCCACGGCCACCAGGTCTTCGTCGAGCAGAACGCCGGTGTCGGCTCCTCGATCACGGACGAGGAGTACGTCGCCGCCGGCGCCGAGATCCTCCCCACCGCCGACGAGGTCTGGGCCACCGCCGACCTGCTGCTCAAGGTCAAGGAGCCGATCGCGGAGGAGTACCACCGTCTCCGCAAGGACCAGACGCTCTTCACCTACCTGCACCTCGCCGCTTCCAAGGAGTGCACGGACGCCCTCCTGGAGTCCGGCACCACCGCCATCGCGTACGAGACCGTCGAGACCGCGAACCGCGCGCTCCCGCTGCTCGCCCCGATGTCCGAGGTCGCGGGCCGCCTGGCCCCGCAGGTCGGCGCGTACCACCTGATGCGCTCGGCCGGCGGCCGTGGCGTCCTCCCCGGCGGCGTGCCCGGCACCCACGCCGGCAAGGCCGTCGTCATCGGCGGCGGCGTCTCCGGCTGGAACGCCACCCAGATCGCCGTCGGCATGGGCTTCCACGTGACCCTGCTCGACCGGGACATCAACAAGCTCCGCGAGGCCGACAAGATCTTCGGCACCAAGGTGCAGACGATCGTCTCCAACGCCTACGAGCTGGAGAAGGCCGTCATCGAGGCCGACCTCGTCATCGGCGCCGTCCTCATCCCGGGTGCCAAGGCCCCGAAGCTGGTCACCAACGAGCTCGTCGCCAAGATGAAGCCCGGAAGTGTCCTTGTCGACATTGCGATCGACCAGGGCGGCTGCTTCGAGGACTCGCACCCGACCACCCACGCCGAGCCGACCTTCCAGGTCCACAACTCGGTCTTCTACTGCGTCGCCAACATGCCCGGCGCGGTCCCGAACACCTCCACCTACGCCCTCACCAACGCCACGCTGCCCTACATCGTGTCGCTGGCGAACAACGGCTGGGTCGAGGCGCTGCGCCGCGACGCCGCGCTCGGTCTGGGCCTCAACACCCATGACGGCAAGGTGGTTTACAAGGAGGTCGCCGAGGCGCACGGCCTTGAGCACGTCGAGCTGAGCACCCTCCTGGGCTGA
- a CDS encoding AAA family ATPase — MKRYGHGLVLGKFYPPHAGHHHLVRTALDRCERLTVLVCASSVESLPLDERVAWMREIHPDALVVGAVDDIPVDLHDPDVWDAHMAVFRAAVPEHVDAVFTSEPYGEELARRFGAEPVCVDPERTCHPVSGTAVRADPVGCWDFLEPPVRSALTRRVVVLGAESTGTTTMALALADHYRRRGGVWARTRYVPEYGREYSELKLAELRAERPGADWADVTFHSSDFPVIAQRQAELEEEAARDGSPVLFCDTDAFATTIWHERYMGTTSPATGEIAAHGRQHLWLLTDHRGVAFEDDGLRDGEHLRPWMTARFLTQLTHSGRRTAVLSGPHEERLAAAVAAVDGLLDEGWHLTDPLPERR, encoded by the coding sequence ATGAAGCGCTACGGACACGGCCTCGTCCTCGGCAAGTTCTATCCGCCGCACGCCGGCCACCACCATCTCGTCCGCACGGCCCTCGACCGCTGCGAACGCCTCACCGTGCTCGTCTGCGCCTCCTCCGTGGAGTCCCTCCCGCTCGACGAGCGCGTCGCCTGGATGCGCGAGATCCACCCCGACGCCCTCGTCGTCGGAGCCGTCGACGACATCCCCGTCGACCTCCACGACCCCGACGTGTGGGACGCCCACATGGCCGTCTTCCGGGCCGCCGTGCCCGAGCACGTCGACGCCGTCTTCACCTCGGAGCCGTACGGGGAGGAACTCGCCCGCCGGTTCGGCGCCGAGCCCGTCTGCGTCGATCCCGAGCGCACCTGCCACCCCGTCTCCGGCACCGCCGTCCGCGCGGACCCCGTCGGCTGCTGGGACTTCCTGGAGCCGCCCGTACGCTCCGCGCTCACCCGGCGCGTCGTCGTCCTCGGCGCCGAGTCCACCGGCACCACCACCATGGCCCTCGCCCTCGCCGACCACTACCGGCGGCGCGGCGGCGTCTGGGCCCGCACCCGGTACGTACCGGAGTACGGGCGCGAGTACAGCGAACTCAAGCTCGCCGAGCTCCGTGCCGAACGCCCCGGCGCCGACTGGGCCGACGTCACCTTCCACTCCTCCGACTTCCCCGTCATCGCGCAGCGCCAGGCCGAACTGGAGGAGGAGGCGGCCCGCGACGGCTCGCCCGTCCTCTTCTGCGACACCGACGCCTTCGCCACCACCATCTGGCACGAGCGCTACATGGGCACCACCAGCCCCGCCACCGGCGAGATCGCCGCCCACGGCCGGCAGCACCTCTGGCTGCTCACCGACCACCGGGGCGTCGCCTTCGAGGACGACGGACTCCGCGACGGGGAGCACCTGCGGCCCTGGATGACCGCCCGCTTCCTCACCCAGCTCACCCACAGCGGCCGCCGCACGGCCGTCCTCAGCGGCCCGCACGAGGAACGCCTCGCGGCCGCGGTCGCCGCCGTGGACGGGCTGCTCGACGAGGGCTGGCACCTCACCGACCCGCTGCCGGAGCGACGATGA
- a CDS encoding pseudouridine synthase has product MRSSSGRNSSGNNGGSRGGNSGGRGGSSGGGRGGSGAGGGGYRGSGGGSGSGGGGYRGGSGSGGSGGGRGGSGGGGYQGGGGGGRGGSGGGYQGGGGRDGQKSPSNPRRPRPEERSYDVSPPAEAPKKGRGSAARGGAKGGPKAPQGGMPPRRGPHGQRQAPARSRELEAKIEQRNRERYENRPEIKTPKTFPGAEQEGERLQKVLARAGMGSRRACEELIEQARVEVNGEIVLEQGKRVDPEKDEIKVDGLTVATQSHLFFALNKPAGVVSTMEDPDGRQCLGDYVNNRETRLFHVGRLDTETEGIILLTNHGELAHRLTHPKYGVKKTYLAAITGPLPREVGKRLKDGIQLEDGYAKADHFRVVEQTGKNYLVEVTLHEGRKHIVRRMLAEAGFPVEKLVRTAFGPIGLGDQKSGWLRRLTNTEVGMLMKEVGM; this is encoded by the coding sequence ATGCGAAGCAGCAGCGGCAGGAACAGCAGCGGAAACAACGGCGGGAGCCGTGGTGGCAACAGCGGCGGCCGCGGCGGCAGCAGCGGTGGCGGCCGCGGTGGCAGCGGCGCCGGCGGTGGCGGCTACCGGGGCTCCGGTGGCGGCAGCGGCAGCGGTGGCGGTGGCTACCGGGGCGGCAGCGGCTCCGGTGGCAGCGGCGGTGGCCGTGGCGGCTCCGGTGGCGGTGGCTACCAGGGCGGCGGCGGTGGCGGTCGTGGTGGCAGCGGTGGCGGCTACCAGGGTGGCGGCGGCCGTGACGGCCAGAAGAGCCCGAGCAACCCGCGCCGGCCTCGCCCGGAGGAGCGCTCCTACGACGTGAGCCCCCCTGCCGAGGCCCCGAAGAAGGGTCGCGGCTCCGCGGCCCGCGGCGGCGCCAAGGGCGGCCCCAAGGCCCCTCAGGGCGGTATGCCGCCCCGTCGTGGCCCGCACGGCCAGCGGCAGGCCCCGGCCCGCTCGCGCGAGCTCGAGGCCAAGATCGAGCAGCGCAACCGGGAGCGGTACGAGAACCGCCCGGAGATCAAGACCCCGAAGACCTTCCCGGGCGCCGAGCAGGAGGGCGAGCGGCTGCAGAAGGTCCTCGCCCGCGCCGGCATGGGCTCGCGACGTGCCTGCGAGGAGCTCATCGAGCAGGCCCGCGTCGAGGTCAACGGCGAGATCGTCCTGGAGCAGGGCAAGCGCGTCGACCCGGAGAAGGACGAGATCAAGGTGGACGGCCTGACCGTCGCCACCCAGTCGCACCTGTTCTTCGCGCTGAACAAGCCGGCCGGTGTCGTCTCCACCATGGAGGACCCGGACGGCCGCCAGTGCCTCGGCGACTACGTCAACAACCGCGAGACGCGCCTCTTCCACGTCGGCCGGCTCGACACGGAGACCGAGGGCATCATCCTGCTCACCAACCACGGTGAGCTGGCCCACCGCCTCACGCACCCGAAGTACGGCGTGAAGAAGACCTACCTGGCCGCCATCACCGGCCCGCTGCCCCGCGAGGTCGGCAAGCGGCTCAAGGACGGCATCCAGCTGGAGGACGGCTACGCCAAGGCCGACCACTTCCGCGTGGTCGAGCAGACCGGCAAGAACTACCTGGTCGAGGTCACGCTGCACGAGGGCCGCAAGCACATCGTGCGCCGCATGCTGGCCGAGGCCGGCTTCCCGGTCGAGAAGCTGGTCCGTACGGCCTTCGGGCCGATCGGTCTGGGCGACCAGAAGTCGGGCTGGCTGCGCCGGCTCACCAACACGGAGGTCGGCATGCTGATGAAGGAAGTCGGCATGTAA
- the scpB gene encoding SMC-Scp complex subunit ScpB: MSDLKPSLEAVLMVVDEPATEAHLAKVLDRTPREVADALRELADEYTVQGRGFELRQVAGGWRYYTRAEHAAAVEAFVLEGQQARLTQAALETLAVVAYRQPVSRSRVSAVRGVNCDGVMRTLLQRGLVEETGAEPETGAILYRTTNYFLERMGLRGLDELPELAPFLPEAEAVEPDSLEGVPSFDPDAPDREDDDDKTEV, from the coding sequence ATGAGCGACCTCAAGCCCTCTCTCGAAGCCGTCCTCATGGTCGTCGACGAGCCCGCCACCGAGGCGCATCTCGCCAAGGTCCTGGACCGCACCCCCCGCGAGGTCGCCGACGCCCTGCGCGAGCTGGCCGACGAGTACACGGTCCAGGGCCGAGGCTTCGAGCTGCGGCAGGTGGCCGGCGGCTGGCGCTACTACACCCGCGCCGAGCACGCCGCGGCCGTCGAGGCCTTCGTCCTGGAGGGCCAGCAGGCCCGGCTCACCCAGGCGGCCCTGGAGACCCTCGCGGTCGTCGCGTACCGCCAGCCGGTCAGCCGTTCCCGGGTCTCCGCGGTCCGCGGAGTCAACTGCGACGGCGTGATGCGGACCCTCCTCCAGCGGGGTCTGGTGGAGGAGACGGGCGCGGAACCCGAAACAGGTGCGATCCTGTACAGGACGACGAACTACTTCCTGGAGCGGATGGGCCTGCGCGGCCTGGACGAGCTCCCCGAGCTCGCGCCCTTCCTCCCCGAGGCGGAGGCGGTCGAGCCGGACTCACTGGAAGGGGTCCCGTCGTTCGATCCGGATGCACCGGATCGTGAGGACGACGACGACAAGACGGAAGTTTGA
- the pnuC gene encoding nicotinamide riboside transporter PnuC, with protein sequence MSLASILEPLQQPLFTVLDTPVSWTEVLGFGSGALCVWLVARQHLANWPIGIANNLFFVLLFTQAGLYADAGLQIVFITLAVYGWWTWTHGGGPGSDALPVRRTTRTEWTWLITAGVVGTLALTLLLDRATDSTVPFWDALTTALSLMATYGQCRKRLESWWLWIAADVVYVPLYAYKELYLTSLLYVGFMALCVLGLRGWTKDHAARRALQVEAAA encoded by the coding sequence GTGAGCCTCGCAAGCATCCTCGAACCCCTGCAGCAGCCGCTCTTCACCGTCCTGGACACCCCGGTCAGCTGGACCGAGGTCCTGGGATTCGGCAGCGGGGCGCTCTGCGTCTGGCTCGTCGCCCGCCAGCACCTCGCGAACTGGCCCATCGGCATCGCCAACAACCTGTTCTTCGTCCTGCTCTTCACGCAGGCGGGGCTCTACGCCGACGCCGGCCTCCAGATCGTCTTCATCACCCTCGCCGTGTACGGCTGGTGGACCTGGACCCACGGGGGTGGACCAGGCTCCGACGCCCTCCCGGTGCGCCGCACCACGCGCACCGAGTGGACGTGGCTGATCACGGCGGGGGTGGTGGGGACCCTCGCCCTCACCCTGCTCCTCGACCGCGCCACCGACTCGACGGTCCCCTTCTGGGACGCCCTGACGACCGCGCTCTCCCTCATGGCGACCTACGGCCAGTGCCGCAAGCGCCTGGAGTCCTGGTGGCTGTGGATCGCCGCCGACGTGGTCTACGTACCGCTGTACGCGTACAAGGAGCTGTACCTGACCTCCCTGCTGTACGTCGGCTTCATGGCGCTCTGCGTCCTCGGCCTGCGCGGCTGGACCAAGGACCATGCCGCGCGCCGCGCCCTCCAGGTGGAGGCGGCGGCATGA
- a CDS encoding NUDIX hydrolase, which yields MSAGVPEGYDPYAFEPFAVTVDLAVLTLREERLHVLLVERGQEPYAGSWALPGGFVLPRESAERAARRELAEETGLSEATVAGLHLEQLRTYTEPDRDPRMRVVSVAFTALVPDPPEPRGGGDAAQARWMPYGTHGPLAFDHDRILADAHERVGAKLEYTCLATAFCPPEFTLGELRKVYETVWGVELDRPNFRRKVLTTPGFVQAVEGPPRLTGGRGKPAALYRAGGATTLHPPLLRPEGRST from the coding sequence GTGTCGGCAGGTGTGCCCGAGGGCTACGACCCGTACGCCTTCGAGCCGTTCGCCGTCACCGTCGACCTCGCCGTCCTCACCCTCCGCGAGGAGCGCCTCCACGTCCTGCTGGTCGAGCGCGGCCAGGAGCCGTACGCCGGGTCCTGGGCGCTCCCCGGCGGATTCGTCCTGCCCCGCGAGTCCGCCGAGCGGGCCGCCCGCCGCGAACTCGCCGAGGAGACCGGACTCTCCGAGGCCACCGTCGCCGGACTCCACCTCGAACAGCTCCGCACCTACACCGAGCCGGACCGCGACCCGAGGATGCGGGTCGTCTCCGTCGCTTTCACCGCGCTGGTACCCGATCCGCCCGAGCCGCGCGGCGGCGGCGACGCGGCCCAGGCGCGGTGGATGCCGTACGGGACGCACGGGCCGCTCGCCTTCGACCACGACCGCATCCTCGCCGACGCCCACGAACGGGTCGGCGCCAAGCTGGAGTACACCTGCCTCGCGACCGCCTTCTGCCCGCCCGAGTTCACCCTCGGCGAGCTGCGTAAGGTCTACGAGACGGTCTGGGGCGTCGAGCTCGACCGCCCCAACTTCCGGCGCAAGGTCCTCACCACGCCCGGCTTCGTCCAGGCCGTGGAAGGACCGCCGCGCCTCACCGGCGGACGGGGGAAACCGGCCGCTCTCTACCGGGCGGGCGGGGCCACCACCCTCCACCCGCCCCTCCTGCGACCGGAAGGACGATCCACGTGA
- a CDS encoding ADP-ribosylglycohydrolase family protein yields MNLTRTAVKQAATGSLIGLALGDALGFPTEFNDVPSILAKVGPWREMPLPVRDGKAYVTDDTQMALAFARGIRTAMDHGVLAPLGLTRPVRDEFVAWYHSPENNRAPGNTCLRACALLGGDRLWQDASQIGSKGCGANMRVTPIGLVPGLSEEQRAGAAQLQAALTHGHPTALAASDLTARAVHLLAQGVDPAGLVGQLRSYAYENRSRYHEHWLGDLWTRSQDPSARHFVERGWDECLAVLERLDAVQRTADPELDPCTYTGDGWIAEEALATGLLSFLLFPDEPLTVLRRAACTRGDSDSIAALAGAFAGAHLGADAWPKEWEEHIEYRSDLLTFGALWDA; encoded by the coding sequence GTGAACCTCACCCGCACCGCCGTCAAGCAGGCCGCGACCGGCTCCCTGATCGGGCTGGCGCTCGGCGACGCGCTGGGCTTCCCGACCGAGTTCAACGACGTGCCCTCGATCCTCGCGAAGGTCGGGCCCTGGCGGGAGATGCCGCTGCCCGTCCGCGACGGAAAGGCGTACGTCACCGACGACACCCAGATGGCGCTCGCCTTCGCCCGGGGCATCCGGACCGCGATGGACCACGGAGTCCTCGCCCCGCTGGGCCTCACCAGGCCCGTACGGGACGAGTTCGTCGCCTGGTACCACTCGCCCGAGAACAACCGCGCCCCCGGCAACACCTGCCTCCGCGCCTGTGCGCTCCTCGGCGGCGACCGGCTCTGGCAGGACGCGAGCCAGATCGGCTCCAAGGGCTGCGGCGCCAACATGCGGGTCACGCCCATCGGGCTCGTCCCCGGGCTGAGCGAGGAGCAGCGGGCCGGTGCCGCACAGCTCCAGGCGGCCCTGACCCACGGTCACCCCACCGCGCTCGCCGCCTCCGACCTCACCGCACGCGCCGTCCACCTCCTCGCCCAGGGCGTGGATCCGGCCGGACTGGTCGGACAGCTGCGCTCGTACGCGTACGAGAACCGCTCCCGCTATCACGAGCACTGGCTCGGCGACCTCTGGACCCGCTCCCAGGACCCCTCCGCCCGGCACTTCGTCGAGCGCGGCTGGGACGAGTGCCTGGCCGTCCTGGAGCGGCTTGACGCCGTCCAGCGCACTGCGGACCCGGAGCTCGACCCCTGTACGTACACCGGTGACGGCTGGATCGCCGAGGAGGCCCTCGCGACCGGGCTCCTCAGCTTCCTGCTCTTCCCCGACGAGCCCCTCACCGTCCTGCGCCGGGCCGCCTGCACCCGCGGCGACTCCGACTCGATCGCCGCTCTCGCGGGCGCCTTCGCCGGCGCCCATCTCGGCGCCGACGCCTGGCCGAAGGAGTGGGAGGAGCACATCGAGTACCGGAGCGACCTGCTGACCTTCGGCGCGCTCTGGGACGCTTGA
- a CDS encoding nucleotidyltransferase domain-containing protein: MTLTLDPSQHVDLTAVVAEQPDPLLFATVSGAHLYGFPSRDSDVDLRGAHLLPVDALIGLREPEETRSRMWDRDGVEMDLVTHDLRKFARLMLRRNGYVLEQLTSPLVAHTTETHAELVSLVPEVLTSHHAHHYRGFAGTQWRLFESSGELKPLLYTYRALLTGIHLMRSGEVQAHLPTLVEEVAEAPARLPDLVEAKAAAEHGLADLAIEDVRAETEVLRGILDEAQAASALGETAARAHDLLHDLVVRARSKSR, translated from the coding sequence ATGACGCTCACTCTCGATCCCTCACAGCACGTGGACCTCACCGCCGTCGTGGCCGAGCAGCCCGACCCCCTGCTCTTCGCGACGGTCTCCGGCGCGCACCTGTACGGATTCCCGTCCCGCGACTCGGACGTGGACCTGCGCGGTGCGCACCTGCTGCCGGTGGACGCGCTGATCGGGCTGCGCGAACCCGAGGAGACCCGCAGCCGGATGTGGGACCGGGACGGCGTCGAGATGGACCTCGTCACGCACGACCTGCGGAAGTTCGCCCGGCTGATGCTGCGCCGCAACGGCTACGTCCTGGAGCAGCTCACCTCCCCGCTCGTCGCGCACACCACGGAGACCCACGCGGAGCTGGTCTCCCTCGTGCCCGAGGTGCTCACCTCCCACCACGCCCACCACTACCGGGGCTTCGCGGGGACGCAGTGGCGGCTCTTCGAGAGCAGCGGGGAGCTCAAGCCGCTGCTCTACACCTACCGGGCGCTGCTCACCGGCATCCACCTGATGCGGTCGGGCGAGGTGCAGGCCCATCTGCCGACCCTGGTCGAGGAGGTCGCCGAGGCGCCGGCCCGGCTGCCCGACCTCGTCGAGGCGAAGGCGGCGGCGGAACACGGGCTCGCGGACCTGGCGATCGAGGACGTACGGGCGGAGACCGAGGTCCTGCGCGGGATCCTGGACGAGGCGCAGGCCGCGTCCGCTCTGGGGGAGACGGCGGCACGGGCCCACGACCTGCTGCACGATCTGGTCGTACGGGCCCGGTCGAAGAGCCGCTAG
- a CDS encoding nucleotidyltransferase domain-containing protein, with product MTPDELVRDHTIYSCVMGSRAFGLATEGSDTDVRGVYLAPTPLFWHFDKPPAHVEGPGEEQFSWELERFCELALRNNPNVLECLHSPVVEHVDDLGRELLSLRGAFLSRQAHQTFVRYAGGQRRKLDADVRQYGHPRWKHAMHLLRLLTSCRDLLRSGELRIDVGEERERLLAVKRGEVTWPEVESWMNRLQEEADHALDATPLPATPDHARVQDFLIRARRASATDVL from the coding sequence ATGACTCCGGACGAGCTGGTGCGCGACCACACGATCTACTCCTGTGTGATGGGCTCGCGCGCCTTCGGTCTCGCGACCGAGGGCAGTGACACGGACGTCCGGGGCGTGTACCTCGCCCCGACGCCGTTGTTCTGGCACTTCGACAAGCCCCCCGCGCATGTGGAGGGGCCGGGCGAGGAGCAGTTCAGCTGGGAGCTGGAACGCTTCTGCGAGCTGGCGCTGCGCAACAACCCGAACGTCCTGGAGTGCCTCCACTCCCCCGTGGTCGAGCACGTCGACGACCTCGGCCGCGAACTGCTCTCGCTGCGCGGCGCCTTCCTCTCCCGGCAGGCCCATCAGACCTTCGTCCGTTACGCGGGCGGGCAGCGCCGCAAGCTCGACGCGGACGTGCGCCAGTACGGCCACCCGCGCTGGAAGCACGCCATGCACCTGCTGCGCCTGCTGACCAGCTGCCGGGACCTGCTGCGCTCGGGCGAGCTGCGGATCGACGTCGGCGAGGAGCGCGAGCGCCTCCTCGCGGTCAAGCGCGGCGAGGTGACCTGGCCCGAGGTCGAGTCCTGGATGAACCGACTCCAGGAGGAGGCCGACCACGCCCTCGACGCGACTCCGCTCCCGGCGACGCCGGACCACGCGCGCGTGCAGGACTTCCTGATCCGCGCGCGCCGCGCCTCGGCGACGGACGTGCTCTAG
- a CDS encoding segregation and condensation protein A, with the protein MHHASDETSRPHRRLLGRGPGEPEEAAAVPPPPAPPADAPVAGAGEEAAGPGAEPGAEPEPEADAVADGPPADESGESDEAGDPGEAGRSAESAESAASAESAESAEAGDGRFTVRLSNFEGPFDLLLQLITKHKLDVTEVALSQVTDEFMAHLRALGPDGDLDQTTEFLVVAATLLDLKAARLLPAAEVEDEADLALLEARDLLFARLLQYRAYKRIAAIFEERWEAEGRRHPRTVGLEPHHAELLPEVVISIGAEGFARLAVKAMQPKAEPQVYVDHIHAPLVSVREQAAVVVSLLRERGTALFRELIEDVGDDTLTVVARFLALLELYREKAVALDQETALGDLTVSWTGGETDPSGAVTDEFDQETTA; encoded by the coding sequence ATGCACCACGCCTCTGACGAAACGTCCCGCCCGCACCGCCGCCTTCTGGGCCGCGGCCCGGGCGAGCCGGAGGAGGCCGCCGCCGTCCCGCCGCCTCCTGCCCCGCCCGCCGACGCACCTGTCGCGGGGGCGGGGGAGGAAGCGGCAGGGCCCGGGGCCGAGCCCGGGGCAGAGCCCGAGCCCGAGGCCGATGCGGTTGCCGACGGCCCTCCGGCAGACGAGTCCGGTGAGTCCGACGAGGCCGGTGACCCCGGTGAGGCCGGTCGCTCCGCGGAGTCTGCCGAGTCCGCCGCGTCCGCGGAGTCCGCTGAGTCCGCGGAGGCCGGGGACGGGCGGTTCACCGTGCGGCTCTCGAACTTCGAGGGGCCGTTCGACCTGCTGCTCCAGCTGATCACCAAGCACAAGCTCGACGTCACCGAGGTCGCCCTCTCCCAGGTCACCGACGAGTTCATGGCGCACCTGCGTGCCCTGGGACCCGACGGGGACCTCGACCAGACCACCGAGTTCCTCGTCGTCGCCGCCACCCTGCTCGACCTCAAGGCCGCCCGGCTGCTGCCCGCCGCCGAGGTCGAGGACGAGGCCGACCTCGCGCTCCTGGAGGCCCGCGACCTGCTCTTCGCCCGGCTCCTCCAGTACCGCGCGTACAAACGCATCGCGGCGATCTTCGAGGAGCGCTGGGAGGCCGAGGGCCGCCGCCATCCCCGTACCGTCGGCCTCGAACCGCACCACGCCGAGCTGCTCCCCGAGGTCGTCATCTCCATCGGCGCCGAGGGCTTCGCCAGGCTGGCCGTCAAGGCCATGCAGCCCAAGGCCGAGCCCCAGGTGTACGTCGACCACATCCACGCCCCGCTGGTCAGCGTCCGCGAGCAGGCCGCCGTGGTCGTCTCGCTGCTGCGGGAGCGCGGGACCGCGCTCTTCCGGGAGCTGATCGAGGACGTCGGGGACGACACCCTCACCGTCGTGGCCCGCTTCCTCGCCCTTCTGGAGCTCTACCGGGAGAAGGCCGTCGCCCTCGACCAGGAGACCGCCCTGGGGGACCTCACGGTCTCCTGGACCGGCGGGGAGACGGATCCCTCGGGGGCCGTGACCGACGAGTTCGACCAGGAGACCACCGCATGA
- a CDS encoding ParA family protein, with the protein MKTMDGLHVNATAGNEMGRESTHFAAFDEVPEGHFYDPDAEYEPDPEYAATLAPDAARQRRERIGPTGRPLPYFPIPGPLTDHGPAKIIAMCNQKGGVGKTTSTINLGAALAEYGRRVLLVDFDPQGALSVGLGVNPMELDLTVYNLLMERGMSADEVLLKTAVPNMDLLPSNIDLSAAEVQLVSEVARESTLQRALKPLMNDYDYIVIDCQPSLGLLTVNALTAAHKVIVPLECEFFALRGVALLTETIEKVQERLNPELELDGILATMYDSRTVHSREVLARVVEAFDDHVYHTVIGRTVRFPETTVAGEPITTYASNSVGAAAYRQLAREVLARCHAE; encoded by the coding sequence ATGAAGACGATGGACGGCCTACACGTGAACGCCACGGCCGGCAACGAGATGGGCCGAGAGTCCACCCACTTCGCCGCCTTTGACGAGGTGCCCGAGGGGCACTTCTACGACCCCGACGCCGAGTACGAGCCCGACCCGGAGTACGCGGCCACCCTCGCACCCGACGCTGCCCGGCAGCGCCGCGAGCGGATCGGCCCCACCGGACGGCCCCTGCCGTACTTCCCGATCCCGGGTCCGCTGACCGACCACGGACCCGCGAAGATCATCGCGATGTGCAACCAGAAGGGCGGCGTCGGCAAGACCACGTCGACCATCAACCTGGGTGCCGCGCTCGCGGAGTACGGACGACGGGTGCTGCTCGTCGACTTCGACCCGCAGGGAGCCCTGTCGGTCGGTCTCGGTGTGAACCCGATGGAGCTCGACCTCACCGTCTACAACCTGCTCATGGAGCGGGGCATGTCGGCGGACGAGGTCCTCCTCAAGACCGCCGTACCCAACATGGACCTGCTGCCGAGCAACATCGACCTCTCGGCCGCCGAAGTCCAGCTCGTCAGCGAGGTCGCGCGCGAGTCGACGCTCCAGCGCGCCCTGAAGCCGCTGATGAACGACTACGACTACATCGTGATCGACTGTCAGCCCTCGCTCGGCCTGCTGACCGTGAACGCCCTGACGGCGGCTCACAAGGTCATCGTGCCGCTGGAATGCGAGTTCTTCGCGCTCCGCGGAGTGGCGCTGCTGACCGAGACCATCGAGAAGGTCCAGGAGCGGCTCAACCCCGAGCTGGAGCTCGACGGCATCCTCGCCACGATGTACGACTCCCGGACCGTGCACAGCCGTGAGGTGCTCGCGCGCGTCGTCGAGGCCTTCGACGACCACGTCTACCACACGGTCATCGGGCGGACGGTGCGCTTCCCGGAGACCACGGTCGCCGGCGAGCCCATCACCACGTACGCCTCCAACTCCGTGGGTGCCGCCGCCTATCGTCAGCTCGCCAGGGAGGTGCTCGCCCGGTGTCACGCCGAGTGA